Below is a window of Selenomonadales bacterium DNA.
GACCAAGACCTGTGACCGGGGCCACTTCAGTGATTTCGTGTAAATCCCAACAGCCTGTCAGTGCAAGGCAGGCCAGACTAATGGCGACGAGCAACGCGAGCCGACGCAGGTATTTTCGCCTCCTTCCTGCCTCTTAGATAGGCAAACAGACAGACGAGGGGCAAGAAAGCGTACATTAACATGAAGAAGGTATTGTCCACCCGGCTAATAGAGGCGACAAGCTCTGTAAAGCTACCGGGCAGAGCAGAGATGACAAGAAACAACACCCCCACCGCGAGGCCCCGAAATGGTTGCCTAAAGCCACCATAGATGCCGCGCAAGCTTTCCGAGACTAGGACAAACGCTGCAGTCACTTTGACATACGAGAAGATAGCCCACATCGGATAGAGAAGCCCCTCTAGTCCTTGGAGAAAGAACCCGATGTGTATGACCTGCGTCAGTTCCACCGTCGGATAGACGAAGCTTTCGGTGACGGAGCGCCCGAGCACCCCCAGAGTAAGCACAACCGTCAAGGAAAGCAGCAAACCGGCCACTGTTATCGCTAGAGCGGCTAACCAGTGCAGGTTCTTGCGCGTATTAACGTACACGCAGGCGAACAGGGCAAACAAAATGCCCTCCATGACCCACGGCAGGGCGAGCAGCGACGCGTGGGCAATGCGTATGGGCGCTTCGGCGAAGAGAGGCAACAGGTTTTCGACGCGCACTACACTTAGGGCAATA
It encodes the following:
- a CDS encoding GerAB/ArcD/ProY family transporter, coding for MLDARLNPFHAAAAILLVTIGTVFFPVAAVVVPLAGAAGWLSVLLAFAVALPWVFSAMWLVARAPVGDFGQAVHAWLGPWLGRLFLLYLGFIWAWLGGLLLAQSGMVTQATALPDTPQVVLNVALLLLVVLTDLRGVEVFMRTLELLLLFSTPVIAIYILIALSVVRVENLLPLFAEAPIRIAHASLLALPWVMEGILFALFACVYVNTRKNLHWLAALAITVAGLLLSLTVVLTLGVLGRSVTESFVYPTVELTQVIHIGFFLQGLEGLLYPMWAIFSYVKVTAAFVLVSESLRGIYGGFRQPFRGLAVGVLFLVISALPGSFTELVASISRVDNTFFMLMYAFLPLVCLFAYLRGRKEAKIPASARVARRH